From Paenibacillus sp. GP183, one genomic window encodes:
- a CDS encoding ABC transporter permease, which produces MRVRAVIIRILKQFLHDKRTLAMMIVAPMLILYMMSLVFNGETYHPKLGVVNLSDAIIQKLQAQGAEVTAYDVEQADKELADVHLDAVIRLESGAPQIKLEGSDPAKSKAVLFLLQKALQSSAPNPASLPQPSISYLHGSESMAAFDNFGPVLIGFFVFFFVFLLSGVSFLRERTGGTLERLLASPLKRWEIVVGYILGFGIFTTLQAALIAWFATSVLGLMMVGSFWYVLLITVLLSLTALTLGTLISAFANNEFQMIQFIPLIIVPQVFFSGLFSLDTMSVWLRWIGVVMPLRYGADALRSIMIRGGGWDRIFLDVLVLAGFSLLFMLLNILALRKHRRI; this is translated from the coding sequence ATGAGAGTCAGAGCCGTTATTATTCGAATCCTGAAGCAATTTTTGCATGATAAAAGAACACTGGCCATGATGATTGTCGCGCCGATGCTGATTTTATATATGATGTCGCTTGTGTTTAATGGCGAAACGTATCATCCCAAGCTTGGAGTCGTCAACCTGTCGGATGCCATCATCCAGAAGCTGCAGGCGCAAGGAGCAGAAGTGACTGCCTATGATGTTGAACAAGCCGATAAGGAGCTTGCGGACGTTCACCTGGATGCCGTCATCCGGTTAGAATCCGGTGCACCGCAAATCAAGCTGGAAGGCAGCGACCCTGCGAAGAGCAAAGCCGTGCTTTTCTTGCTGCAAAAGGCTCTGCAAAGCTCAGCACCGAATCCAGCTTCGCTGCCGCAGCCCTCAATCAGCTATCTGCATGGCTCGGAAAGCATGGCGGCTTTTGACAATTTCGGACCCGTACTTATCGGATTCTTCGTCTTCTTCTTTGTCTTCCTGCTTTCCGGTGTATCCTTCCTGCGGGAAAGAACAGGCGGAACCCTGGAACGATTGCTGGCTTCCCCTCTCAAGCGATGGGAGATCGTCGTCGGCTACATTCTCGGCTTTGGTATCTTTACAACCTTGCAGGCAGCTTTGATTGCCTGGTTTGCGACAAGCGTTCTTGGCCTGATGATGGTCGGCTCTTTCTGGTATGTTCTGCTGATAACCGTGCTGCTGTCACTCACCGCACTAACGCTGGGAACACTGATTTCCGCTTTTGCCAATAACGAATTTCAAATGATTCAATTCATTCCGCTGATCATTGTTCCACAGGTGTTTTTCTCCGGCTTGTTCAGTCTCGACACAATGTCTGTGTGGCTGCGCTGGATTGGAGTCGTCATGCCGCTGAGGTATGGAGCTGATGCCTTGAGGAGCATTATGATTCGCGGCGGCGGCTGGGATCGCATTTTCCTGGACGTTCTTGTGCTGGCCGGCTTTTCCTTGCTGTTCATGCTGCTCAACATTCTGGCATTAAGAAAGCATCGCAGGATATAA
- a CDS encoding ABC transporter ATP-binding protein has protein sequence MTLQTSIRVLQINKQFGEKTVLQDINLQVQKAEIFGLLGPSGSGKTTLVRLIAGIDDPTSGEVYVLDQRMPQLGMMSRIGYMAQSDALYAELTAQENMEFFASLYGLSGAKRKRRIHEVMELVGLTDHLKKQVSSYSGGMKRRLSLAISLIHEPGILILDEPTVGIDPVLRKSIWMELEKLSSQGTTILLTTHVMDEADKCHRLGMIRDGALIAVGSPHELKLATSSPTIEEAFLYYGGVRS, from the coding sequence ATGACCTTACAAACCTCTATTCGCGTCCTGCAGATCAACAAACAATTTGGCGAAAAAACCGTACTGCAGGATATCAATTTACAGGTGCAAAAGGCGGAGATCTTCGGTTTACTTGGTCCTTCCGGCTCCGGTAAAACGACCCTTGTCCGCTTGATCGCCGGCATTGATGATCCCACATCTGGCGAGGTTTATGTCCTCGACCAGCGCATGCCCCAGCTGGGGATGATGTCGCGCATCGGCTATATGGCGCAATCCGATGCATTGTATGCGGAGCTTACTGCACAAGAAAACATGGAATTCTTCGCTTCCTTATACGGACTAAGCGGAGCCAAAAGAAAGAGACGCATCCATGAAGTGATGGAACTCGTTGGCCTGACTGATCATTTGAAGAAGCAGGTATCTAGCTATTCAGGGGGCATGAAACGCAGACTGTCACTGGCGATCTCGCTGATTCATGAGCCTGGTATACTGATTCTTGATGAACCTACCGTCGGGATCGATCCTGTTTTGCGCAAATCAATCTGGATGGAGCTGGAGAAGCTTAGCTCTCAGGGAACCACCATACTCCTTACGACACATGTCATGGATGAAGCGGATAAATGCCATCGCCTGGGAATGATTCGGGACGGAGCCTTAATTGCTGTTGGCTCCCCGCACGAGCTAAAGCTAGCCACCTCTTCTCCAACGATCGAAGAAGCCTTTCTTTATTATGGAGGTGTGCGTTCATGA
- a CDS encoding DUF1054 domain-containing protein: MSFTGFAQKDFDTFHIEGLDSRMEAIRERIQPKFKELGDSLAADLSVLSGHDMHLHIAKHLRRKIHPPVDTWLAICHTKRGYKQVPHFQVGLFDDRLFIWLALIYELPSKQAIADAYAKNLKTIRKELPESFLLSFDHMKKDTVAVKDMDKKAWIASLQRFRDVKKAELLIGLNLSANDAIVSDGDKLEQLIKETFEKLLPLYKLAQKFAG; encoded by the coding sequence ATGAGCTTTACAGGATTTGCACAAAAGGATTTCGACACTTTCCATATTGAAGGTCTGGATTCGCGAATGGAGGCGATTCGCGAACGGATTCAGCCCAAGTTTAAAGAGCTGGGGGATTCCCTTGCCGCTGATCTGTCCGTGCTCTCCGGCCATGATATGCATCTTCATATCGCCAAGCATTTGAGAAGAAAGATTCATCCCCCGGTAGATACCTGGCTGGCGATTTGCCATACGAAACGCGGCTACAAGCAGGTTCCTCATTTTCAAGTCGGGCTTTTTGATGATCGCCTGTTCATCTGGCTTGCACTGATTTATGAGCTTCCGAGCAAGCAGGCTATCGCCGATGCATATGCCAAAAACCTGAAGACGATCCGCAAAGAGCTGCCGGAGTCCTTTCTTCTATCCTTTGATCATATGAAAAAAGACACGGTCGCTGTAAAAGATATGGACAAAAAGGCTTGGATCGCTTCGCTCCAGCGTTTCAGGGATGTTAAAAAAGCGGAGCTGCTCATAGGCTTAAATCTAAGCGCAAATGATGCCATTGTAAGCGATGGCGATAAACTCGAGCAATTAATCAAGGAAACGTTTGAAAAATTGCTCCCTCTGTACAAGCTTGCACAAAAATTTGCGGGTTAA
- a CDS encoding response regulator transcription factor — MIHVLITDDDPFIRESLKLILDLDPEISVTGTCVNGEEALQAINRGNQVDIVVMDIRMPVCDGVQGTMKIKQAHPEIQVLILTTFDDDEFIIEALRYGASGYLLKNIPPEQIIHGIKTVHQGSLLIHPDIAKKLPGFIGAPSRAPKTAAQSLANFKLTSTEQTVIQKIADGLSNKEIAQELFLSEGTVKNYITEILSKLNLRDRTQIAIFFLKNQSM, encoded by the coding sequence ATGATTCATGTTCTCATCACAGATGATGATCCTTTTATCAGAGAGAGCTTAAAGCTTATTCTTGACCTCGATCCTGAGATCAGCGTTACAGGTACATGCGTGAATGGTGAAGAAGCCCTGCAAGCGATAAACCGGGGAAATCAGGTGGATATCGTGGTGATGGATATTCGCATGCCTGTTTGCGACGGGGTGCAGGGAACGATGAAAATCAAGCAGGCGCATCCGGAAATTCAGGTGCTTATCCTCACCACCTTTGATGACGACGAGTTTATTATTGAAGCCCTTCGCTATGGAGCCAGCGGTTACTTGCTGAAAAACATTCCGCCTGAGCAGATTATTCATGGTATCAAGACTGTTCACCAAGGCAGCTTGCTGATCCATCCCGATATCGCCAAGAAGCTCCCCGGCTTTATAGGAGCTCCTTCTCGCGCACCGAAGACTGCTGCCCAATCGCTTGCAAACTTCAAATTAACGTCTACCGAACAAACGGTTATTCAAAAGATCGCAGACGGGCTCTCAAACAAGGAAATCGCCCAGGAATTGTTCCTGAGCGAAGGCACGGTCAAAAATTATATAACAGAAATCCTCAGCAAATTGAACCTGCGGGACCGGACTCAAATCGCCATCTTTTTCTTGAAGAATCAGAGCATGTAA